In Xyrauchen texanus isolate HMW12.3.18 chromosome 13, RBS_HiC_50CHRs, whole genome shotgun sequence, a single genomic region encodes these proteins:
- the LOC127653866 gene encoding 14-3-3 protein beta/alpha-A — protein sequence MDKSDLVQKAKLAEQAERYDDMAASMKAVTEGGVELSNEERNLLSVAYKNVVGARRSSWRVISSIEQKTEGNEKKQQMAREYREKIETELQDICNDVLGLLEKFLIPNASQAESKVFYLKMKGDYYRYLSEVAAGDSKKTTVDNSQKAYQDAFEISKKEMQPTHPIRLGLALNFSVFYYEILNTPEQACSLAKTAFDEAIAELDTLNEDSYKDSTLIMQLLRDNLTLWTSENQGDEGDAGEGEN from the exons ATGGACAAGAGTGATCTAGTACAGAAGGCTAAGCTCGCTGAGCAGGCCGAGCGTTATGATGACATGGCTGCTTCCATGAAGGCTGTCACAGAGGGCGGCGTTGAGCTTTCCAACGAGGAACGCAACCTGCTCTCCGTGGCCTACAAGAATGTGGTGGGTGCCCGCCGCTCGTCCTGGCGCGTGATCTCCAGCATCGAGCAGAAAACAGAGGGCAACGAGAAGAAACAGCAGATGGCGCGTGAATACCGTGAGAAGATCGAGACTGAGCTTCAGGACATCTGCAACGATGTGCTG GGTCTCTTGGAGAAGTTCCTCATTCCTAACGCTAGCCAGGCAGAGAGCAAAGTATTCTACCTGAAAATGAAAGGAGACTACTACAGATACCTGTCCGAGGTGGCAGCCGGAGACTCAAAGAAAA CCACAGTGGATAACTCTCAGAAGGCATACCAGGATGCATTTGAGATCAGCAAGAAGGAAATGCAGCCAACACACCCCATCAGGCTGGGTCTAGCTCTCAACTTCTCTGTCTTCTACTATGAAATCCTCAACACCCCAGAACAGGCCTGCAGTTTGGCAAAGACG GCTTTCGATGAGGCAATTGCTGAGCTGGACACCTTGAACGAGGACTCTTACAAAGACAGCACTCTGATCATGCAGTTACTAAGGGACAACCTTACT CTGTGGACATCAGAAAACCAGGGTGACGAGGGGGATGCCGGCGAGGGAGAGAACTAA